From Natrinema salaciae, the proteins below share one genomic window:
- a CDS encoding class I SAM-dependent methyltransferase, whose protein sequence is MDNDSPYSDCFYNFEREIDEEECVKFVTSLLDVDPDRVRKLYREIRDDETFHDVIESGLAVTSVRPDDLGPNWRDVLYVLVRHQAPDTVVETGVFDGLSSAYLLRALDVNGGGSLISIDIKDLEILPSDIEDSTPGWMVPDDLQPYWDLRIGDTREILPEVAAETAIDLFLHDSNHDADHMAFEFDAAAKGMESNAILLADNVEYNDAFANFAEDNLRNVSKLTNAKKSLQRDGGIVQNDKLGAGLIR, encoded by the coding sequence ATGGATAACGATAGTCCATACTCGGACTGTTTCTATAATTTCGAGCGCGAGATAGACGAAGAGGAGTGCGTCAAGTTCGTTACGTCGTTGCTCGATGTAGATCCCGACCGTGTTCGAAAGCTGTATAGAGAGATTCGAGACGACGAGACGTTCCATGACGTTATTGAGTCTGGATTAGCTGTGACTAGCGTCAGACCCGACGATCTCGGACCGAACTGGCGGGACGTGCTCTACGTTCTCGTCCGTCACCAAGCGCCTGATACTGTGGTTGAAACTGGCGTCTTCGACGGACTGAGCTCAGCGTATTTACTCCGAGCACTTGACGTGAACGGAGGGGGATCACTGATCTCTATCGACATTAAGGACCTCGAAATTCTGCCGAGCGACATCGAAGATTCTACTCCAGGCTGGATGGTGCCCGATGACTTACAGCCGTACTGGGACCTTCGAATTGGCGACACCCGTGAAATTCTACCTGAAGTCGCAGCTGAGACCGCAATAGATCTATTCCTCCATGACTCCAACCACGATGCTGACCACATGGCGTTCGAGTTTGATGCTGCCGCCAAAGGAATGGAGTCAAACGCGATACTCCTTGCGGACAACGTCGAGTACAACGATGCGTTCGCGAACTTCGCCGAGGACAACCTCCGAAACGTCTCCAAACTCACTAACGCGAAGAAGTCACTCCAGCGCGACGGCGGTATCGTTCAGAATGATAAGTTGGGTGCTGGGTTAATCAGGTGA
- a CDS encoding GNAT family N-acetyltransferase produces the protein MSDDIPGSTFIEGERVRLKTVEEGDFDFLRNNINDARIRRAMLGAGPTNTRQLRNNHTEERDYQFVIATADSRVGYISIHDVSYTHGTAAISYWVAPEKQGQGHATEAIQLLVQYAFDQLRLHKLRADVREFNNPSRRVLEKIGFKHEGVLRESRYVDGEYWHRHRYGVLRHEWDATTVECQEVSTTGEWGDSPD, from the coding sequence ATGTCTGATGATATCCCAGGCTCTACGTTTATTGAGGGTGAGAGAGTCCGATTAAAGACCGTGGAGGAGGGTGATTTCGACTTTTTGCGGAACAATATCAACGACGCTCGGATTCGACGGGCGATGCTCGGTGCCGGCCCAACCAACACTAGGCAGTTACGTAACAACCACACAGAGGAACGTGATTACCAGTTTGTTATTGCCACCGCGGACTCCCGCGTCGGATACATCTCTATCCATGACGTGAGTTACACGCACGGCACGGCAGCTATCAGTTACTGGGTTGCCCCTGAGAAGCAGGGGCAGGGCCACGCAACCGAAGCTATCCAGCTACTCGTTCAGTACGCGTTCGACCAGTTACGACTGCACAAGCTTCGGGCCGATGTGCGAGAATTCAATAATCCCTCGCGTCGCGTCCTCGAGAAAATCGGGTTCAAGCACGAGGGCGTACTCCGGGAAAGTCGATACGTGGACGGTGAGTATTGGCACCGCCACCGATATGGCGTCCTAAGACACGAGTGGGATGCCACAACGGTGGAGTGCCAAGAAGTTTCGACTACCGGGGAGTGGGGAGATTCACCTGATTAA